The following coding sequences lie in one Populus trichocarpa isolate Nisqually-1 chromosome 14, P.trichocarpa_v4.1, whole genome shotgun sequence genomic window:
- the LOC18105002 gene encoding calcium uniporter protein 4, mitochondrial — MAFRKLFSKGTITSGCRVPSPAATLDHSSSPIKPLTTPQNNAPSKTNLHKEPLTGDSVDKGLFRRFLHRRAVNQLPEFISIPIGEKLREKLKGFNISSDRLHLDGLTPPEQVAGEANTFGISVENAKKVLRVSLMEKLKARLREIPKVSIMYSEFVKVCVDECGNEYQGVEFARLIDQSGNVIVLGNIVYLRPEQVAKSMEHMISQTMATLNDPRRTQLEHMEKLMAIIDKKARTQVQGELYCGLGFIMIQTLGFMRLTFWELNWDVMEPICFFVTSLHFVLAYGFFLRTSTEPSFEGYFQRRFKTKQKKLMVLHGFDVQKYNQLRRVFYPNLGYGLPQSEYYKPGHPEDGALIS, encoded by the exons ATGGCTTTTCGAAAATTATTTTCGAAGGGTACCATCACCAGCGGTTGTCGAGTTCCATCACCTGCGGCAACTCTAGACCACTCATCATCACCCATTAAACCCCTTACAACGCCACAAAATAATGCCCCATCAAAAACCAACCTACACAAAGAGCCTCTCACCGGAGATTCAGTCGATAAAGGATTGTTCCGGCGATTCCTCCACCGTAGAGCTGTTAACCAGTTACCAGAGTTCATCTCCATTCCGATTGGAGAGAAGTTAAGAGAAAAGCTCAAAGGGTTCAACATTTCCAGTGACCGGCTCCACCTAGATGGTCTGACCCCACCGGAACAGGTCGCCGGAGAGGCGAATACTTTCGGAATTTCTGTTGAGAATGCGAAGAAGGTCCTGAGGGTTTCTCTGATGGAGAAGTTGAAGGCGAGACTTAGAGAGATCCCAAAAGTATCGATTATGTATTCGGAGTTTGTTAAAGTCTGTGTCGATGAGTGTGGAAATGAATATCAAGGTGTTGAGTTTGCTAGGTTGATTGATCAGTCTGGAAACGTCATCGTTTTAGGGAACATTGTGTATCTCAGGCCTGAGCAG GTGGCGAAATCAATGGAGCACATGATATCACAGACCATGGCAACTCTGAATGATCCAAGAAGAACACAGCTTGAACATATGGAGAAACTAATGGCAATAATTGATAAAAAGGCTAGAACCCAGGTACAAGGGGAGCTTTATTGTGGGCTGGGCTTTATAATGATCCAGACACTTGGGTTCATGAGGCTCACCTTCTGGGAACTTAACTGGGATGTCATGGAGCCGATATGCTTCTTCGTGACCTCCCTTCACTTTGTATTAGCCTATGGTTTCTTCCTTAGAACATCCACCGAGCCTTCTTTTGAAGGGTACTTCCAGCGCCGATTCAAGACCAAACAAAAGAAACTCATGGTGCTTCATGGCTTTGATGTCCAAAAATATAACCAACTTCGCAGAGTTTTTTATCCTAACCTCGGTTATGGCTTACCACAATCCGAATATTACAAACCCGGGCACCCTGAAGACGGGGCCTTAATTTCTTAG